In Miscanthus floridulus cultivar M001 chromosome 8, ASM1932011v1, whole genome shotgun sequence, the sequence cgcggcattgaagccaacccgaagaaggtctcggccgtaaccagcatgggaccaattagagaactcaagggagtacagagggtcatgggatgccttgcggccctgagccgcttcatctcgcgcctcggcgaaaaaggcttgcctctgtaccgcctcttgagaaaatccaaacgcttttcttggacccccaaggccaaagaagccctcgccaagttCAAAGCGCTGCTCACCGATCCTCCTATCCTGGTACCATCGGCCaggggcgaggccctcttactgtacgtcgccgcaacaacccaagtggtcagtgcggccatagtagtagagaggcaggaagaggggcatgctctacccattcaatgacctgtctacttcattagcgaagtgctctctgagaccaaagcacgctacccccacatccaaaagcttatctacgccgtagtcttggctcgacgcaagctgcgccactacttcgagtcccacccggtaacggtaatatcatctttccccctgggagagataatccataaccgggaggcctcgggtaggatagccaaatgggtcatcgaactcatgggggaagccctgacctTTGTACCTCGGAAggcaatcaagtctcaggtcttggccgattttgtggctgagtggaccgacacccaactgccacctgctcaaattcgaatggagtgctggaccatgtacttcaacgggtccctgatgaagtccggggcaggcgcgggtctgctcttcgtctcgcccctcggaatacacatgcgctacatggttcggctccacttcgctgcctccaacaacgcGGCCGAATATGAAGCCCttgtcaacggcttgcagatcgccatcgagcttggagtacggcgtctcgacatccGGGGTGACTCGCAACTCatcattgatcaagtcatgaaggagtcaaactacctcgaccccaaaatggaggcgtactacaagatggtacgtcgcctagaagacaagttcgacggtctcgaactcaaccacatcgcccggaaatacaacgaggccacggacgaactggcaaagatggcctcgacaAGGGcttcggtccccccgaacgtctttgctagggacctccacaagccttccgttGACTACGCCTTGGTAGCGGAAGGGGGCCCACCGGCCGAACCCACCGCGGGGCTCGACGCCTCCTCGGCTGCCAagactccttcggccgagcccgaggtcatggaagtggaCACAGGGCCTCCCTAGACCGACCAgagcatggactggcgagtcccgttccttgattggctcgctcagggagagcttcctagcgataggaccaaagcccgatggcttgtgcgacaagccaagacttacgtcctctgtaatcacgaattgtacaggcgaagtccctctggcgtcctccaacgatgcatcaccaccgaggtaggccaagccctactttgggacttgcacgtaggggcctgcgggcaccacgcgaCGCCTCGAACGCTCGTCGGAAATGCCTTCCACCAAgtgttctactggccgacggtggttgccgacgccaccaagttagtatgctcctgtgagggatgccagtactacgcacggcagacgcacctcccggcccaagccctccaaaccatccccatcacttggccattTGCCATataggggctcgacatggtcaggcctctgcagaaggcgtccgggggctacacccatctcttggtagcaatcgataaattttccaagtggatcgaggcttgtccgatcaatcaaatcaaattcgagcaagctgtgctattcttcaccgacattatccacaggttcggggtcccaaacaccatcatcaccgacaacgagacacagttcaccggcaaaaaattcttggcgttctgtgatgaccaccacattcgtgtggcctggtcggccataggacacccaaggacaaacgaccaagtagaacatgccaacggcatgatcctacaaggcctcaagccatgaatttacaaccggttgaagaagtttggcaagaaatggctcgccgaactcccattggtcacctagagcctgaggaacactccaagccgagccacggggttcacacctttcttcctggtctatggtgccgaggccatcctccccactgatctggaatatggttccccgaggccaCAGGCCTGcaatgagcaaagcaaccgcaccgcccgcgaagacgccctcgaccaactagaggaagcccgagacgttgcgctgctacattcggccaagtaccagcaaaccctacggcgctatcaggcttggcgcattcgaagccaagacttgaaggtaggcgacctggtgttgaggctgacacagagcaacaagggccgtcacaagctgaccccaccgtgggaagggccgtacatcgtcgcccaagtactaaagcccaggacctacaagctagccaacgagaagggcgaaatcttcaccaacgcttggaacatagaacagccacgtcgcttttacccttaaatttccaagcattgtatatattgtttctcggaatacaattaagaagcgttctttagttgttctaatttttcgagaacccccccccccccccgagcccatcatgggtctcggcaatacgataacactgtaagggagactcggctctacctctgtagaaccaagcctccctcaggggctagatgggggactccccctaagtcccacgcaccattcttcaagcaccattcttcagtcatttttcaaaaaaaatcctacgccaagtctctctAGCGCGCTCTGACGAATTGGTTGTAAAAAACCCACGGAcagaaaagtttgtttcctaagcaggaggccggtagagtcgcgagacggcctacgcctccgggctacggcactccctcaccacctctcgcccaagggacggcttaagctccaaggaggttttttgcaaaagaaatctgatcagagataacagagggcagaggctcagaaatacaagaaaaacaactaagaaacacgagtactttaaaaagaggcctcgacggccacaagcgttaagAAACAAagttaattcctactctattttacatggcctcttgggcccaggtcaaggctcatggcctccagcatcggcagacggcaggggagggaccacctcctctttgaacagcgttgccagcgccgtgctagggccttccgccgcctccatcagctttgtgactgccgcatcggcctcctcgtcatcatcaggcaggacatagccatcactgatggccgggaggtcaacgccgatgtagtgagaggcgatgacggccaacgcgcgcttgacacccgtgtgcagcgttcctcggagccgctcgcgcatttgGCCGCTCAGTGCAATCAaacggctcctaagggagctgcctgactgaaccccctcgacctccaaggcctcgcaggcggtatgggcagcacttttcagcgtctcgtgctccccaatctcggtctcgagcaccgcctgcaccgcaacggaagcctcggctgcccgagtGACCTCCGCCTCCAACCCTGCGCCTAGGGAAACGGAGTGAGATTGAGTGCGAAGAAAAATGGGCCAAAAAGGGACAGAAGCCTACGGAACTCACccctggccttctgctcccagcatcgggcctcgacccgagaggcctcggctttctctccCTAGCGTTGGGCCTCAGCCAGAGAAGCCTCAGCCTTttccttcaggcgctgggcctcgacccgagaagcctcgacaACTCTGGAAGCCTCtctccccagctctgcatcacaccagggagttaggaggcgaacacaagaaaaacgaAGAAAACAAAGGGGACagtactcaccctcggcctttcccctctagaccacagcctcggtccgggaggcctcaaccgtcgtaagggcctcatccaaggcgcctttcgtcagctggtgtgcACTTTGCTtcgcccccagctgcccagcaagagccttgcctgaggccatcgcttcttcagcccgggacctaaaggcatcccgatcaccggtgacacgggtaagctcctcctccaactccttgacccgcgccgccaaaggggtgACCTGCTCCTACGCCGTGACCACTTTGACCTTCGCGTTGGCACAACGAAGCCGAAGGTCCTCCACCACCGCGCTCCGCGCtgccagaagctcgttggcacccgCAAGCAGGCTCTTTTGCTGCTGGAGCTGGccccagatgtccctctcccgccggagagagaaagaccgacttcccaagggaccgggtctcgagctcctagggaagcagaACGGGGGTCATTCACTgcaacaaaactcagaaaaagactaTATCGCACGACATAAGAAAGCATGAACCTGGGCGACTctaggcagttcgtcggccaccacggacagtgccgtccgtagtgaccgctccgccagctggcggtattgctcgaaggtgtcctagCGCCCGCCCTCAGCtgcatcctcgagggcgaacagaggctccccctcagggtcatcccagctccgccacagtacacgcgggtgatcccacctgtgaggctcgggtcgcacccgcacgagggtcAAGCTTCCCTCGCCCAGGGTCAAAACCGGCTATTCCACGGCGTCGGTCTCCTCGGCATCGACCACCTCCCGCACCCAGGAAGTATCGTCGAAGGAGATTGGATGGACCTCCGCCTCCTGGGCGCTCTCCCGTAACAACGGCGGgacctgaaccaagggcgccaccaaggcctccgccgccttcatctccacctccTAGGCAGACAGCCTCACCACCATCACATCGGCCTCGGTGatctcgggggctctggcctccgcaatcatggcctcgacggtctcgggggctccggcctccgccatcgtggcctcggtggtcgcagaAACACCGACCCCCGCCGCTGCGGCCTCGGTGGTCTTGGGCACCCCGGCCTCTGTCACCTCAGCCTCAGAGACCTCaggggcctcgacctcggtggcctcggTGACTAAGGGCACCTtggccccatccgactcacgAGCCCTACCCTCGCGGggcggaagcgctccctcccctgtctgtgtcgaggtcacctcggcagcccctccttgggtggccggctcctttgggtcggccctcaCCGACGCCACGCcacgttgtatggcggcttgcgcctctgccacccagtgggcggaggagccagggCTCACCTTGAGTGCCTTGAGGGGCGCTAAGGAAAGCACCTCCACAggtcgcttccgactaaggacaaATCACCTACAGGGTTAGCACGAGACCAAAGAGCGAACGAAAAATGCTGCGGCTCTACCCAAAAATACGCTTACCCCGAGCGAGGCTACAACCGCTTCGGCACTGCAACCCTCgtctgcaaaggcggtggcggtggcagggGCGCAGCCTACGCATCCGCCGGCGCTGACCGGTCCCCGACGGGCCCCGGCGCTCCCTCgatcctctgcgggggcggtggtGTTGCACCCACCGCCGCCTGCTCCGCTACTGCCGTCGGGCCCattgggctgacggcacgcttgcccagtgcccgtgcctcgggcgtatCGGCCTCAACCCCGGGGTGGGCGAATGCCGACCCTAggacagctcctcctcctccctctgggAGCGCCGGACTacttgccgacgccccgggcaccgtctccccgacgtcaaggagatggtccaggggaccccgccccatctcacccttgtcatccccgtccgaggcatTCGTCGATACCGAcggcgacggggactcctccaacgggaggccatccttcctttgctggCGACGGCGCTTGTCCAATTCCTCACGCGTGAGGATCTTctttgtgcgcttcgccgccttggcgtccttccgctttttctgtgcctcggcgtgcgccTGGTTGATCGCTCGCCGCCTCGCatcctcgggaatgggcggcggagaggcgcgcacgtccctcatcccctgcaggaacggcaacgcgcataagggaacaagaagtAGGGAGaaacggagaaggctcgggggccgCAGTGGCgcgcgacttaccagcgagaggaacccctacgacgggcgcatcgcgatgggggtcaggttgccgcccctcagcttcgcctccaccgtctcccccacccggtgaagaatttcctcatcggaaagggcggaggaggacatccggatgccctcatttGGTTCACcctggcctcatctcgaacaggcgccgccgccgaagccatcagtggcagcacgcttcggcggtggaaggcagccacgaccacggccgcagtAAGGCCAcggctccatagcctctccagcccctctagaagcggctgcagcttgggctgatcctccctcgggacgtcgtacttccacctctccgggcagctccccacaatctgcccagtgtaggggggaagtcctccgtcgtcgttgcgaagatagaaccagcttgtgtaccatcgacgattggatgacacgagctaggccaggatgtagaggtgctagcAGTCTTgacacacttggagagtgtagccgccggccctcaccgctttcctcgtgcccgacgtgcccgtcggcttagtggtgtgcctcgcccagaagagatggagccacaactcccaatggggagcaatccccaagtacccctcgcagacagcgacgaagatggccacctgcgcaatggagttggggttgaagttgtggagctccatgccatagtagtgcgagagcgcccgcatgaaccgatccgtcggaacgccgaggccgcgctcgtgaaaggagacgaagctcacgacatagccatcgcgaggcctcggctccggctcacccGACGAAGCGATCCACTTTGGCCTGTTGGAGTCCGTCACCGGACAAAGGAGTCtgccgtcgacgagcgactgaagcatctccacggtgacgtcagacggatcccaagggtccacctcgatgacaacgatgtcgccagccatgagtgcggtggagggttcgaatgcggtggtgagtttgtctctctctctctctccctggctcgcctttctcccttcttcttctcggcgtccgctgctctagcgatggctcgatggGAGCATAACTAACATAGCCAAGGTAAGGTAAGgaagggcgaggctcgttgcgtatttatgcagggtaaaggcgaaacggacgggcgatgaaatcggggaagtttcccccgaaTCCGGCGTGGTTAACCCCGATCCGATTTTACCACCCACATACCCACctttttctcattaattgcgggaacagttacgtcccatccactgaCACCATGTCGCGCCCGACCGCTGCGGCAGCAGGCGACGTCCCGTCTCCCcagaaaaccgcctcaaaaggcgcgctaaCCGTTGCTgagccaatggggaagatattccccccaccctattccttttagatgaaggaaccgggcgctgagcctattatggtccaggggttcgaaggctgggcccctaggggttttgATAGCCGCCaaagggcaacagagtcagggacgaccgcgggcgagcccatacggggccaagaccccaagcaagcgaaatgcttgggatgtccaaagtcgtgtccgagaccggcagggaggtctctgaatgggatcccaccgtagggaggcaccgagccaccggggcccagcaaacggccccggcacccactagagaaaccctccggtactcttggagtgcgtctctggaccgctagccaacccctagcgaacggggtacgggcctctactcggactacccgataacagctcaccagaagtgccaccgctcgtacccactgagggtagcatggcacattcctcccctccttccaagcgaaaaggaagcatgagggtcgcacaaaaagccaggggaacccctgacggccttcttgctttgtgcagaggctaaggggctattcctgcaaccttgccgagacccagcgaccccggctcacactcgagggggctcggcaaaataaaccctccttccgagcgaaaaggaagcatgagggtcgtacaaaaagacaggggagctcctgacggccctctcgctccgtgtagaggcttgggggc encodes:
- the LOC136469393 gene encoding uncharacterized protein; amino-acid sequence: MASAAAPVRDEARGMRDVRASPPPIPEDARRRAINQAHAEAQKKRKDAKAAKRTKKILTREELDKRRRQQRKDGLPLEESPSPSVSTNASDGDDKGEMGRGPLDHLLDVGETVPGASASSPALPEGGGGAVLGSAFAHPGVEADTPEARALGKRAVSPMGPTAVAEQAAVGATPPPPQRIEGAPGPVGDRRKRPVEVLSLAPLKALKVSPGSSAHWVAEAQAAIQRGVASVRADPKEPATQGGAAEVTSTQTGEGALPPREGRARESDGAKVPLVTEATEVEAPEVSEAEVTEAGVPKTTEAAAAGVGVSATTEATMAEAGAPETVEAMIAEARAPEITEADVMVVRLSA